From the genome of Streptomyces sp. NBC_01317, one region includes:
- a CDS encoding heme ABC transporter ATP-binding protein — protein MRYLFPGFTTRERVLPDRNNTGATVAETRNLRVSRGSRDVLTGIDLTSRAGEVLALVGPNGAGKSTLLAALAADLAPAAGEVRICGRDARAWSAPELALRRSVLPQTAVLAFPFTVEEVVRMGRAPWSGTARADEDDAVVAEAMAATEVTPFADRVVSTLSGGERARVALARVLAQRTPLLLLDEPTAALDLRHQELVLRICRTRATAGDAVVIVLHDLGLAAAYADRAAVLQDGRTAAEGPPDQVFEEALLTHVYRQPVEVLPHPRTGTPLVLPKRPARPPTP, from the coding sequence ATGAGATACCTGTTCCCAGGGTTCACCACCCGCGAGCGCGTCCTCCCCGACCGCAACAACACGGGGGCCACCGTCGCCGAAACTCGCAACCTGCGGGTGAGCCGGGGCAGCCGAGACGTACTGACCGGGATCGACCTCACCTCCCGCGCGGGCGAGGTGCTGGCCCTGGTCGGTCCCAACGGGGCGGGCAAGTCAACGCTGTTGGCCGCGCTCGCGGCGGATCTCGCCCCCGCCGCGGGTGAGGTACGGATCTGTGGCCGCGACGCCCGCGCCTGGTCCGCCCCCGAACTGGCCCTGCGCCGGTCCGTCCTCCCCCAAACCGCTGTGCTGGCCTTCCCGTTCACGGTCGAGGAGGTCGTACGGATGGGCCGGGCGCCCTGGTCGGGCACCGCGCGGGCGGACGAGGACGACGCGGTGGTCGCGGAGGCGATGGCGGCGACCGAGGTGACGCCGTTCGCGGACCGTGTCGTCTCCACACTGTCGGGCGGCGAACGGGCACGGGTGGCGCTGGCCCGCGTACTGGCCCAGCGGACCCCACTCCTGCTCCTGGACGAACCGACGGCGGCCCTCGACCTGCGCCACCAGGAGCTGGTGCTACGCATCTGCCGCACCCGCGCGACGGCCGGCGACGCGGTCGTGATCGTCCTCCACGACCTGGGCCTGGCAGCGGCCTACGCGGACCGCGCCGCCGTACTCCAGGACGGCCGCACAGCGGCCGAAGGCCCACCGGACCAGGTCTTCGAGGAGGCCCTACTGACCCACGTCTACCGCCAACCGGTAGAGGTACTCCCCCACCCCCGCACGGGCACCCCTCTCGTCCTCCCCAAACGCCCCGCTCGACCCCCCACACCCTGA
- a CDS encoding FecCD family ABC transporter permease: protein MPATKRATAPKEPPPPLPTRHTPTTAWLLTAGLAAVLVLLVLTSARLGAYDLSTGEVIGSLRHRIGLGGAELDRVGESVLWNVRFPRIVLALLVGASLGCAGALMQGVFGNPLAEPGVIGISSGAAVGAVGCISLGLDFLGTWTVPVAAFVAGLATVLLVYALSRSDGRSEVVTLILTGIAVNAFAGALIGLFIFFADTAAINQITFWQLGSLAQATWPKVLAVLPCAVIGLAAAPSYARKLDLLALGERPARHLGVDVERLRMVLVLVIALLTAAAVSVSGIIGFVGLVVPHLLRMAAGPGHRFLIGGSALGGAVVLLAGDLTARTVAEPAELPLGVLTALFGSPFFFWLLRRTRRKQGGWA from the coding sequence ATGCCGGCCACGAAGCGGGCCACCGCACCCAAGGAGCCACCTCCCCCTCTCCCCACCCGCCACACCCCCACCACCGCCTGGCTCCTCACCGCCGGCCTGGCAGCCGTACTCGTCCTCCTCGTCCTCACCTCCGCCCGGCTCGGCGCCTACGACCTCTCCACCGGCGAGGTGATCGGCTCCCTCCGACACCGAATCGGCCTGGGAGGAGCGGAGTTGGACCGGGTGGGCGAGTCCGTCCTCTGGAACGTCCGCTTCCCGCGCATCGTCCTGGCCCTCCTCGTGGGCGCGTCGCTGGGCTGCGCGGGCGCGCTGATGCAGGGCGTCTTCGGCAACCCGCTCGCCGAGCCCGGCGTCATCGGCATCTCCTCCGGCGCGGCGGTCGGCGCGGTCGGCTGCATCTCGCTCGGGCTGGACTTCCTCGGCACGTGGACGGTCCCGGTGGCAGCCTTCGTCGCCGGCCTGGCGACGGTCCTGCTCGTGTACGCGCTGTCGCGGTCGGACGGGCGCAGCGAAGTGGTGACACTGATCCTCACCGGCATCGCGGTGAACGCCTTCGCGGGCGCGCTGATCGGCCTGTTCATCTTCTTCGCGGACACCGCCGCCATCAACCAGATCACCTTCTGGCAACTCGGCTCGCTCGCCCAGGCCACCTGGCCCAAGGTCCTCGCCGTGTTGCCGTGCGCGGTCATCGGTCTCGCCGCCGCCCCTTCGTACGCACGCAAGTTGGACCTGCTCGCACTCGGCGAACGACCCGCCCGCCACCTGGGGGTGGACGTCGAGCGGCTGCGGATGGTCCTGGTCCTGGTCATCGCGCTGCTGACGGCGGCGGCCGTCTCGGTGTCCGGGATCATCGGCTTTGTCGGCCTGGTCGTTCCGCACCTGCTGCGCATGGCGGCGGGCCCCGGCCACCGCTTCCTGATCGGGGGCAGCGCGCTGGGCGGGGCGGTGGTCCTGCTGGCGGGCGACCTGACGGCCCGTACCGTCGCCGAACCCGCCGAACTCCCCCTCGGGGTGCTGACCGCGCTCTTCGGCAGCCCGTTCTTCTTCTGGCTGCTGCGCCGGACGCGCCGCAAGCAGGGAGGCTGGGCATGA
- a CDS encoding heme/hemin ABC transporter substrate-binding protein, with translation MRTRLVGGAVVSALTLTLAFTATACGGDGGGGGGRANGVGTGGSTRAAEQAPEQAADQAEKNAAVADRLEPLPDTPAPDLPVTVTSADGRKVTVRKSDRIVPLSGSLSEIVFTLGLGDHVVARDITATFEQAGQLPVVTRGHDVSAESVLSLRPDLVLAETTTGPAEAIGQIRDAGIPLVTIEGAKSLADVGTRIGAVADTLGVAAAGRELTTRSEERIAAVQKDIPAKHDRPRVAFLYVRGSASVYLIGGKGSGATPLIEAAGALDAGADSGLEKDFTTITTEALAQAAPDAILVMSKGLESVGGVDGLVELPGVAQTPAGMDRRIVSIDDGVLLNYGPRTDQVLRSLVEQLYGKDAAK, from the coding sequence GTGCGCACACGACTGGTGGGCGGTGCAGTGGTATCCGCGCTCACACTCACCCTCGCCTTCACCGCGACCGCGTGCGGCGGGGACGGTGGCGGTGGCGGTGGCCGTGCCAACGGCGTGGGTACGGGGGGCTCGACCCGGGCCGCCGAACAAGCCCCCGAACAGGCCGCTGACCAGGCCGAAAAGAACGCGGCCGTCGCGGACCGCCTCGAACCGCTCCCGGACACCCCCGCCCCCGACCTGCCCGTCACCGTCACCTCCGCCGACGGCCGGAAGGTCACGGTGCGGAAGTCCGACCGGATCGTCCCGCTGTCCGGCAGCCTCAGCGAGATCGTCTTCACACTCGGGCTCGGCGACCATGTGGTCGCCCGCGACATCACCGCCACCTTCGAGCAGGCCGGCCAACTGCCCGTGGTGACCCGTGGCCATGACGTGTCCGCCGAGAGTGTGCTGTCCCTCAGACCCGACCTCGTCCTCGCCGAGACCACCACCGGCCCCGCCGAGGCCATCGGCCAGATCCGCGACGCGGGCATCCCGCTCGTCACGATCGAGGGCGCCAAGAGCCTGGCCGATGTCGGCACACGTATCGGGGCGGTCGCCGACACCCTCGGTGTCGCCGCGGCCGGGCGGGAGTTGACCACACGCTCGGAGGAGCGGATCGCCGCCGTACAGAAGGACATCCCCGCGAAGCACGACCGCCCGCGCGTCGCGTTCCTCTATGTACGCGGCTCCGCGTCGGTGTATCTGATCGGCGGCAAGGGATCGGGAGCCACCCCGTTGATCGAGGCGGCCGGGGCGCTCGACGCGGGGGCCGACAGCGGGCTGGAGAAGGACTTCACCACGATCACCACCGAGGCGCTGGCCCAGGCCGCGCCGGACGCGATCCTCGTCATGAGCAAGGGACTTGAGTCGGTCGGCGGGGTGGACGGACTGGTCGAACTGCCCGGCGTGGCGCAGACGCCCGCCGGGATGGACCGCCGGATCGTGTCGATCGACGACGGCGTCCTGCTCAACTACGGGCCGCGCACCGACCAGGTGCTGCGGTCGCTGGTGGAGCAGTTGTACGGGAAAGACGCCGCGAAGTGA
- a CDS encoding ABC transporter permease, with translation MNGKWSRGSAATGGPGRFNPLRRLPRAWRRPLAVIGGVVSGLWLVIVLAAPLLAPHDPLAQDLPRLAGPGAGHWFGTDELGRDVLSRVLYGARVSIPLALLLVTLSLLIGGVLGACAGFFGRWVDETVMRIADLVFAFPTVILAMVVAAALGASLQNAVLAVLVVAWPSYARVTRGLVMGLRSREFVLSGRLLGFSAWRSLRVDVLPNVLGPLLVLATLDIGTATLLLSGLSFLGLGAKPPTAEWGAMVAAGTQQFDKWWIGVFPGLAILTVVLAFNFLGDALRDALDPGTARTLGAEKERVA, from the coding sequence GTGAACGGGAAGTGGTCGAGGGGGTCTGCCGCGACGGGCGGCCCCGGGCGGTTCAACCCGCTGCGGCGCCTGCCCCGCGCCTGGCGCAGGCCGCTCGCCGTCATCGGCGGTGTGGTCAGCGGCCTCTGGCTGGTGATCGTGCTGGCCGCGCCGCTGCTCGCCCCGCACGACCCGCTCGCGCAGGACCTGCCCCGGCTGGCCGGGCCGGGGGCCGGACACTGGTTCGGTACGGACGAGCTGGGCCGGGACGTACTGAGCCGCGTGCTCTACGGCGCCCGCGTCTCGATCCCCCTCGCGCTGCTGCTGGTCACCCTGTCGCTGCTGATCGGTGGCGTCCTCGGGGCCTGCGCCGGGTTCTTCGGGCGGTGGGTGGACGAGACCGTGATGCGGATCGCGGACCTGGTGTTCGCCTTCCCGACCGTCATCCTCGCGATGGTGGTCGCCGCCGCGCTCGGCGCCAGCCTCCAGAACGCGGTACTCGCCGTCCTCGTCGTCGCCTGGCCCTCGTACGCCCGGGTCACCCGCGGTCTGGTGATGGGCCTGCGCTCACGCGAATTCGTGCTCAGCGGGCGGCTGTTGGGCTTCTCCGCCTGGCGGTCCCTGCGCGTGGACGTCCTGCCCAACGTCCTCGGACCGCTGCTGGTGCTGGCCACCCTCGACATCGGTACGGCGACGCTGCTGCTGTCCGGGCTGTCCTTCCTCGGCCTGGGCGCGAAGCCGCCGACCGCCGAGTGGGGGGCGATGGTCGCGGCGGGGACGCAGCAGTTCGACAAGTGGTGGATCGGGGTCTTCCCCGGCCTGGCGATCCTGACCGTCGTCCTCGCCTTCAACTTCCTGGGCGACGCACTGCGGGACGCGCTCGACCCGGGTACGGCGCGCACGCTCGGCGCGGAGAAGGAGCGTGTGGCGTGA
- a CDS encoding ABC transporter ATP-binding protein, whose translation MTSLPTPHLTPVPTAGPAPLLSIDDLVVQYRRPGAEPTRAVAGVSLEVRAGEVVGLVGESGCGKSTLARAVCGLTAAKEGTIAFDGTPVTPLRVRRRDPELTRVQMVFQDPYGSLNPRRRVGTQIADGIRTAAGRGEGPDGARPEDFLTRVGLSAADAGRYPQEFSGGQRQRIAIARALAARPRLLVGDEPISALDASAQSQVAALMRSLAVESGAGLLFISHDLSVVRLIADRIAVMYLGRIVETGPTAEVWANPRHPYTRALLAAIPQPDGAGRLPAELPGDVPDPAAPPSGCRFHPRCPLAFEGCDREDPRLIAGVACRLYPAA comes from the coding sequence ATGACCTCTCTCCCGACCCCGCACCTGACCCCGGTCCCGACCGCCGGCCCGGCGCCCCTCCTCAGCATCGACGACCTCGTCGTCCAGTACCGCCGCCCCGGCGCGGAGCCGACCCGGGCGGTCGCCGGGGTCAGCCTGGAGGTGCGGGCCGGTGAAGTCGTGGGGCTGGTGGGCGAGTCGGGGTGCGGCAAGTCCACCCTGGCCCGCGCGGTCTGCGGGCTCACAGCGGCCAAGGAGGGCACGATCGCGTTCGACGGAACACCGGTGACGCCACTCCGCGTGCGGCGTCGCGACCCCGAACTGACGCGCGTGCAAATGGTGTTCCAGGACCCGTACGGATCCCTCAACCCCCGCCGCCGGGTGGGTACGCAGATAGCCGACGGCATCCGTACGGCGGCCGGGCGCGGCGAGGGCCCCGACGGAGCGAGGCCGGAGGACTTCCTGACCCGGGTCGGCCTGTCGGCCGCCGACGCGGGGCGCTATCCGCAGGAGTTCTCCGGCGGCCAGCGGCAGCGCATCGCCATCGCCCGCGCGCTCGCGGCCCGCCCCCGGCTGCTGGTCGGCGACGAGCCGATCTCGGCGCTGGACGCCTCCGCGCAGTCCCAAGTGGCGGCGCTGATGCGGTCGTTGGCCGTGGAGTCGGGGGCGGGGCTGCTGTTCATCAGCCACGACCTGTCCGTCGTACGGCTGATCGCGGACCGCATCGCGGTGATGTACCTGGGGCGGATCGTGGAGACCGGCCCCACCGCCGAGGTCTGGGCGAACCCCCGGCACCCGTACACGCGGGCGCTGTTGGCGGCGATCCCCCAGCCCGACGGCGCGGGCAGGCTCCCCGCCGAACTCCCCGGCGACGTACCGGACCCGGCCGCGCCCCCGAGCGGCTGCCGCTTCCACCCCCGCTGCCCGCTCGCCTTCGAGGGCTGCGACCGCGAGGACCCGCGCCTGATCGCGGGGGTCGCGTGCCGCCTGTATCCGGCGGCCTGA
- a CDS encoding ABC transporter ATP-binding protein produces the protein MSTDNAAGSAPADVLKITGLTVDLPAGNGPRRILHGVDLALRPGRIHGLAGESGSGKTMTGLAVLGLLPNGARTTGSVQLDGTDLLTLPPRGLGELRGRAMSMVFQDPSTSLHPMLSIGHQMTDHLRHHLKLDKKAARARAADLLGQVRIPNPQEALGSYPHQFSGGMRQRIAIAIALACEPKVLIADEPTTALDVTVQAGVLRLLRGLCDDLGLAVLLVTHDLGVMSAIADEVSVMRYGRVVETGPRGRVLTAPRHDYTRTLLDALPGRSTP, from the coding sequence GTGAGTACGGACAACGCTGCGGGCAGCGCGCCCGCCGACGTACTGAAGATCACCGGCCTCACCGTCGACCTCCCCGCCGGGAACGGCCCCCGCCGCATCCTGCACGGCGTCGACCTCGCGCTGCGCCCCGGCCGCATCCACGGACTGGCCGGCGAGAGCGGTTCCGGCAAGACCATGACCGGCCTGGCCGTTCTCGGACTGCTGCCGAACGGCGCCCGTACCACCGGCAGCGTCCAGCTGGACGGCACCGATCTCCTGACCCTGCCGCCCCGCGGGCTGGGCGAACTGCGCGGCCGGGCGATGAGCATGGTGTTCCAGGACCCGTCCACCAGCCTGCACCCGATGCTCAGCATCGGACACCAGATGACCGACCACCTGCGCCACCACCTCAAGCTCGACAAGAAGGCGGCCCGCGCCAGGGCCGCCGACCTGCTGGGCCAGGTGCGTATCCCCAACCCGCAGGAAGCGTTGGGGAGTTACCCGCACCAGTTCTCCGGCGGGATGCGCCAGCGCATCGCCATCGCCATCGCGCTGGCCTGCGAACCCAAGGTGCTGATCGCCGACGAGCCGACCACCGCGCTCGACGTCACCGTGCAGGCCGGGGTGCTACGGCTCCTGCGCGGCCTGTGCGACGACCTCGGCCTCGCCGTACTCCTCGTCACCCACGACCTCGGTGTGATGTCGGCGATCGCCGACGAGGTCAGTGTGATGCGGTACGGGCGGGTTGTCGAGACCGGTCCGCGTGGCCGCGTCCTCACCGCACCGCGCCACGACTACACCCGTACGCTCCTGGACGCGCTCCCCGGAAGGAGCACCCCATGA
- a CDS encoding HtaA domain-containing protein — MATRRPIAFAAAVATAVTLGAAALLATPASAAGTPLDGYELTWGIKASYRAYVTGMAAGTFTAASGATQAADNGAFTFTGGTGTYDSTTHAVALGFDGAVTARSTAHGFEVTLSDVKFDSGTSEVTADVTRAGKTDDDVALAKVTVNRAMTDMATTLTKGAADALGSGSYEGAAGDPLTVVEKEPETPTPTPTPTPTPTPTPTPTPTPTPTPTPTPTPTPTPTPTPTEAPDQGDIADGQLGWGVKESFRSYVVDGAAKGRISAADGASQASGNGAFTFTDGTGEYDLDADTLAASFAGSVTFKGHESGGAYGLDLTLSGLRVEIDGGTGTLSADVDSLGKTSEDVVLADLKATPSALTATDDVISLDDVAATLTSAGAKAFGGFYTAGTALDPVDLDVTLSDAAELPGDPGESGTGGSGTGGNSDTGGTTGTTDTTDTTGGTTGGTTGATTAGGTTGSTPLGSGNLASTGADIPTWFLGTASALTVAAGAAMVVVSSRRRSATESHQTYQA; from the coding sequence ATGGCCACCCGTAGACCCATCGCCTTCGCCGCCGCTGTCGCCACCGCTGTCACCCTCGGCGCCGCCGCCCTGCTGGCCACACCCGCGTCCGCCGCCGGCACACCGCTCGATGGTTACGAACTGACCTGGGGCATCAAGGCGTCGTACCGCGCGTACGTGACCGGTATGGCCGCCGGCACCTTCACCGCCGCGTCCGGCGCCACGCAGGCCGCCGACAACGGCGCCTTCACCTTCACCGGCGGCACCGGTACGTACGACTCCACCACCCACGCGGTCGCGCTCGGCTTCGACGGTGCGGTGACGGCCCGTTCCACGGCGCACGGCTTCGAAGTGACGCTGTCCGACGTCAAGTTCGACAGCGGTACGTCCGAGGTCACCGCCGACGTCACGCGGGCCGGCAAGACCGACGACGACGTGGCCCTCGCGAAGGTCACGGTCAACCGCGCCATGACCGACATGGCCACCACGCTCACCAAGGGCGCGGCCGACGCGCTCGGCAGCGGGAGTTACGAAGGCGCGGCGGGTGACCCGCTGACGGTGGTCGAGAAGGAGCCGGAGACTCCGACCCCGACGCCGACTCCGACCCCCACTCCCACGCCGACTCCCACGCCCACGCCCACCCCGACCCCGACTCCCACCCCCACGCCGACCCCCACCCCCACCCCCACGCCCACTCCCACCGAGGCGCCCGACCAGGGTGACATCGCCGACGGCCAACTCGGCTGGGGCGTAAAGGAATCCTTCCGCTCGTACGTCGTGGACGGGGCCGCGAAGGGCAGGATCAGCGCCGCCGACGGTGCCTCGCAGGCATCCGGCAACGGCGCCTTCACCTTCACGGACGGCACAGGCGAGTACGACCTCGACGCCGACACCCTGGCCGCCTCCTTCGCCGGCTCGGTCACGTTCAAGGGCCACGAGTCGGGCGGCGCGTACGGCCTCGACCTGACCCTGAGCGGCCTGCGGGTGGAAATCGACGGGGGAACCGGCACGCTCTCCGCCGACGTCGACAGCCTCGGCAAGACGTCCGAGGACGTGGTCCTCGCCGACCTCAAGGCCACCCCGTCCGCCCTGACGGCCACCGACGACGTGATCTCGCTCGACGACGTCGCGGCCACCCTCACCAGCGCCGGCGCGAAAGCCTTCGGCGGCTTCTACACCGCGGGTACGGCACTGGACCCGGTGGACCTGGACGTCACCCTCAGCGACGCGGCCGAGCTGCCCGGTGACCCGGGCGAATCGGGTACGGGCGGGTCGGGCACAGGCGGAAACTCCGACACCGGGGGAACCACGGGTACGACGGATACGACGGATACGACCGGAGGCACAACCGGCGGCACGACAGGAGCTACGACTGCCGGTGGCACCACGGGATCCACCCCCCTCGGCTCCGGCAACCTCGCCTCCACCGGCGCCGACATCCCGACCTGGTTCCTGGGCACGGCCTCCGCCCTGACCGTGGCGGCGGGCGCGGCCATGGTCGTCGTATCGTCCCGCCGCCGCTCGGCGACGGAGAGCCATCAGACGTACCAGGCGTAA
- a CDS encoding nuclear transport factor 2 family protein, which yields MPASASHPEPSAPRSARPGGAPPDLVAVWAVITDMYESYTAGDRARIDSYLDPEATIWDSATSELLLGKAELDRVRDTRPTSDEGPAESGLTAYGQVIDIFGDLAVARYWLRVDFHTAPSVQARNTAVLRRTRPGGPWLIVHLHEDIDGTP from the coding sequence ATGCCCGCCTCCGCGTCCCACCCCGAGCCGAGCGCACCCAGAAGCGCACGGCCCGGCGGCGCACCCCCGGACCTCGTGGCGGTGTGGGCGGTGATCACGGACATGTACGAGAGCTACACGGCGGGCGACCGCGCGCGTATCGACTCCTACCTGGACCCCGAGGCCACCATCTGGGACTCGGCGACATCCGAACTCCTCCTGGGAAAGGCGGAGTTGGACCGAGTCCGCGACACCCGGCCGACGTCCGACGAAGGCCCCGCCGAGTCCGGACTGACGGCGTACGGACAGGTGATCGACATCTTCGGAGACCTGGCGGTGGCCCGCTACTGGCTCCGGGTCGACTTCCACACGGCCCCCTCGGTACAGGCACGCAACACGGCGGTCCTGCGACGCACCCGCCCCGGGGGCCCGTGGCTGATCGTGCACCTGCACGAGGACATCGACGGCACGCCGTAG
- a CDS encoding HtaA domain-containing protein has protein sequence MPSSRRTHAFGVVLLALLTALSAALLPATTAHAASRTVQGGRLDWGIKSSFQSYVTGPIAQGSYSLGGGAATVGGGRFRFHSATGSYDSDSGAFTAGFSGSVHFLGHRQSNGTYQLDMTISRPTVRISGGGGILYVDIASKAKGSGTVSTSSQVAFASLALGGINMRGGGNVVQLTNIPATLTAQGARSFAGYYTAGTALDPVSLSADVKAPAAGAAQPSGSEKAAGSAAESKNPPKKPTKKPAGKPAKNAPGAIEDGAVDWGVRRTFREYVTGEIAHGGWKLSGGAQDGGALFRFPRGEGTYDKKKQTLDADFAGTIRFTGAQGLDLALDGVAVRVEDGEGTLSADVTGGGTTTPDVPLVTFAAKQLKAGKGLVTLTEAPAKLTAEGARAFNSMYRVGTEMDPVSLSVALDSAAELPALPDLGSGADATPRPEMSGSGSPGPGKSARPGAEATADASNVPVLPLGIAAGVLLAAGAALGVVRRRRARLTDEAG, from the coding sequence ATGCCATCGTCCAGACGTACGCACGCCTTCGGCGTCGTACTCCTCGCACTCCTCACGGCCCTTTCCGCGGCCCTGCTCCCCGCCACCACCGCGCATGCCGCGAGCCGTACGGTGCAGGGCGGGCGGCTCGACTGGGGCATCAAGTCCTCCTTCCAGTCGTACGTCACCGGCCCGATCGCGCAGGGCAGTTACTCCCTCGGGGGTGGCGCGGCCACGGTCGGCGGCGGTCGGTTCCGCTTCCACTCGGCCACCGGGTCGTACGACTCCGACTCCGGCGCGTTCACCGCCGGCTTCTCGGGTTCGGTCCACTTCCTCGGACACCGGCAGAGCAACGGCACGTACCAGCTCGACATGACGATCAGCCGCCCGACCGTCCGGATCTCCGGCGGCGGGGGCATTTTGTACGTCGACATCGCGAGCAAGGCCAAGGGGAGCGGCACGGTCTCGACCTCCTCGCAGGTCGCCTTCGCCTCGCTGGCGCTCGGTGGGATCAACATGAGGGGCGGCGGGAACGTCGTACAACTCACCAACATCCCCGCCACACTGACCGCCCAGGGCGCGCGATCCTTCGCCGGCTACTACACGGCGGGCACCGCCCTCGACCCGGTCAGCCTGTCGGCGGATGTCAAGGCGCCGGCGGCGGGGGCGGCGCAGCCTTCTGGCAGCGAAAAGGCGGCCGGATCGGCGGCCGAGTCGAAGAATCCGCCGAAGAAGCCGACGAAGAAGCCGGCCGGAAAACCGGCGAAGAACGCCCCGGGCGCGATCGAGGACGGGGCCGTCGACTGGGGCGTACGCCGTACCTTCCGCGAGTACGTCACCGGCGAGATCGCCCACGGCGGGTGGAAGCTCTCCGGCGGCGCCCAGGACGGCGGGGCCCTCTTCCGCTTCCCCCGGGGAGAGGGGACGTACGACAAGAAGAAGCAGACCCTGGACGCCGACTTCGCGGGGACGATCCGCTTCACCGGCGCGCAGGGCCTCGACCTCGCCCTCGACGGTGTCGCTGTGCGCGTCGAGGACGGCGAGGGCACGCTGAGCGCGGATGTCACCGGCGGCGGTACGACCACGCCGGACGTTCCCCTGGTCACTTTCGCGGCGAAGCAACTCAAGGCCGGGAAAGGCCTGGTGACGCTCACCGAGGCGCCGGCGAAGCTCACGGCGGAGGGCGCGAGGGCCTTCAACTCCATGTACCGGGTGGGTACGGAGATGGACCCGGTCTCGCTCTCCGTCGCTCTGGATTCTGCCGCCGAGCTCCCGGCCCTGCCCGATCTGGGCAGCGGGGCGGATGCCACGCCTCGGCCGGAGATGAGCGGGAGCGGGAGTCCGGGGCCCGGGAAGAGCGCGAGGCCCGGGGCGGAGGCGACGGCGGACGCGTCGAACGTCCCCGTCCTGCCGCTCGGTATCGCGGCGGGTGTGCTGCTGGCGGCGGGGGCCGCCCTCGGGGTCGTACGAAGGCGGCGTGCGCGGCTGACCGACGAGGCGGGCTGA
- a CDS encoding ABC transporter permease produces MSRVRGGNGKGGRLLARHPLARFLLRRTATAVLLAFGVTLVTFILTNLVPGDPAAAALGQRAVGDPAIVAQFRHHYGLDKPLPLQYVTYLGHLFQGDLGESQQSHQSVLTDLSTAVPATLELAGAAIVVSLVVGVAFGVIAALRRDRFTDQLLRVVSLLGVSVPTFWLALLAFYVFFYRLGIAPGSGRIAPDLIAPPHVTGLYTVDAALAGQWQVFWSAAGHLVLPALVLTAYTVGLLTRFTRSAVLEVLGQDYIRAARAKGLPGRTVLFQYVLRAALVPVITVAGLAFGALLSGTVLVESIFAWPGLGAYAYRSATTLDLPAVMGVGLVVGIVYLTVNLAVDVLYGVIDPRVRVQ; encoded by the coding sequence GTGAGTCGCGTGCGCGGAGGCAACGGCAAAGGCGGGCGGCTGCTCGCCCGCCACCCGCTCGCCCGCTTCCTCCTCCGCCGGACCGCGACCGCCGTCCTGCTGGCCTTCGGCGTGACGCTGGTCACATTCATCCTCACCAACCTGGTGCCGGGCGATCCGGCGGCGGCGGCCCTCGGGCAGCGGGCGGTCGGCGATCCGGCGATCGTCGCGCAGTTCCGGCACCACTACGGCCTCGACAAGCCGCTGCCGCTCCAGTACGTCACGTACCTCGGCCATCTGTTCCAGGGCGACCTGGGCGAGTCCCAGCAGAGCCACCAGTCGGTGCTGACGGACCTGAGCACCGCCGTGCCGGCGACCTTGGAGCTGGCCGGGGCCGCGATTGTCGTGTCGCTGGTCGTGGGGGTGGCGTTCGGGGTGATCGCGGCGCTGCGCCGGGACCGGTTCACCGACCAGCTCCTGCGGGTCGTGAGCCTGCTGGGGGTGTCGGTGCCGACGTTCTGGCTGGCGCTGCTGGCCTTCTACGTCTTCTTCTACCGGCTCGGCATCGCACCGGGCAGCGGCCGTATCGCTCCCGATCTGATCGCTCCACCGCACGTCACGGGCCTGTACACGGTCGACGCCGCGCTCGCCGGGCAGTGGCAGGTGTTCTGGAGCGCGGCGGGGCACCTGGTGCTCCCGGCGCTGGTGCTGACCGCGTACACCGTCGGCCTGCTGACCAGATTCACCCGCTCCGCCGTGCTCGAAGTGCTGGGGCAGGACTACATCAGGGCGGCGCGCGCGAAGGGACTGCCCGGGCGGACGGTGCTGTTCCAGTACGTGCTCCGGGCGGCGCTCGTCCCGGTGATCACGGTCGCGGGGCTGGCCTTCGGCGCGCTGCTGTCGGGCACCGTACTGGTCGAGTCGATCTTCGCCTGGCCGGGGCTGGGGGCGTACGCGTACCGCAGCGCGACGACGCTCGACCTGCCGGCCGTGATGGGTGTCGGGCTGGTCGTCGGCATCGTGTATCTGACCGTCAACCTCGCCGTGGACGTGCTGTACGGCGTGATCGATCCGAGGGTGAGGGTGCAGTGA